The Treponema sp. OMZ 790 genome includes the window AATAAAGGTTTGAATATTGATGAGCATTAGGATAACGCCTATCACAATCAATCCCTCGACAAGGCCTAAAAAAAAGCCCAATGACCTGTCCAAATTTTTTAATGACTCGTTTGAAAAAAGGGAGCCTAAAAAAACTTGCACAAGTTTTATAATCAAATAGACAGACAAAAATAAAATTAAAAAGGCTATCACGGCCGATAAGGATTTTTCTCCAAGAAGCTCGGTAATTACGGGAGTAAGCAATTTATAAAACAAAAATGCTATAAGCCCTCCGACTATTACGGCGGCCTTTGAAAAAAACTCGTCTATAAAACCCGTTACCGTAACCTTGACGGCAAAAAAAGTTAATATAATCAAAAAAACTATATCGGCACTACCTATCTGCATTTAATTATTCTCCATTCTTACACTTATATAATTTTGCTTCAATTAATTCAAAATATCTTGTCGGTGTAAAAATTATCGGTTTATCAATTTTTACGTCTTCAAAATCTTTATCTCCCGTAATCAAAATATCCGAATCAGATAAAATTGAGGACACAAGAACAGGTAAATCTTTTATATCTCGAACCTTAGGATATTTATTTTTATCGATTCTGTCAGGAGTCTTAAATTCTTCAAAGCTGATTCCGTCAAAAAAAATATCCAACAACTTCTTTTTTAGCGGAAATTTATTTGCAAAAACTTCTT containing:
- a CDS encoding putative toxin-antitoxin system toxin component, PIN family — its product is MRVFVDTNIIISAILFPKGKTAKVFSHLLEKHTVIISSYTKEECKEVFANKFPLKKKLLDIFFDGISFEEFKTPDRIDKNKYPKVRDIKDLPVLVSSILSDSDILITGDKDFEDVKIDKPIIFTPTRYFELIEAKLYKCKNGE
- a CDS encoding CvpA family protein — encoded protein: MQIGSADIVFLIILTFFAVKVTVTGFIDEFFSKAAVIVGGLIAFLFYKLLTPVITELLGEKSLSAVIAFLILFLSVYLIIKLVQVFLGSLFSNESLKNLDRSLGFFLGLVEGLIVIGVILMLINIQTFISFDKILSESIFAKILSPFILDITKQL